A single region of the Vicia villosa cultivar HV-30 ecotype Madison, WI linkage group LG4, Vvil1.0, whole genome shotgun sequence genome encodes:
- the LOC131597756 gene encoding uncharacterized protein LOC131597756: protein MRLQQGSDNTSSKELAEFSKWILNVGDGKISEPNDGLVDIEIPQDLLITNYEDPIKAIVENTYPNLVNVFQDVAYLQGKAILASTIEVVDKINHYVLDLIPGEEKEYLSYDSIDRTDTSYTEAYEVLTPEFLSKLRTSGLPNHRIKLKVGTPIMLMRNLDQSDGLCNGTRLIVTRLANHVIEAKIISGKNIGNLFYIPRMSMPPSESPWPFKLIRRQFPIIVSYAMTINKSQGQSLDSVGLYLPSPVFSHGQLYVAISRVTTKSGLKILIHDKENVPCSTTTNVVYKEVYDACCWLVAIIQEDSI from the exons ATGAGACTTCAGCAGGGAAGTGATAATACAAGTTCTAAGGAATTAGCGGAGTTCTCAAAATGGATTTTAAATGTCGGTGATGGTAAGATATCTGAACCAAATGATGGATTGGTGGACATAGAGATTCCTCAAGATTTATTGATTACAAATTATGAAGATCCTATCAAAGCTATTGTTGAAAATACATATCCCAATTTGGTTAATGTATTCCAAGATGTTGCATATCTACAAGGAAAAGCAATTCTTGCCTCAACCATTGAAGTTGTGGATAAGATCAATCATTATGTATTGGACCTTATACCAG GTGAAGAGAAAGAGTATCTTAGTTACGATTCAATTGATAGAACTGATACGAGTTATACCGAAGCTTATGAAGTGCTAACTCCAGAATTTCTTAGCAAATTAAGAACATCAGGTTTACCAAATCATAGAATCAAATTGAAAGTTGGTACTCCCATTATGCTTATGAGAAATTTGGACCAATCAGATGGATTGTGTAATGGAACAAGATTGATTGTCACAAGATTGGCTAATCATGTCATTGAGGCAAAAATTATTTCTGGCAAGAACATAGGTAACCTTTTTTACATTCCTCGAATGTCTATGCCACCTTCAGAGTCACCGTGGCCATTTAAGTTAATTAGGAGACAATTTCCAATTATTGTCTCTTACGCAATGACAATTAATAAGTCTCAAGGCCAGTCTCTTGATAGTGTTGGTTTGTATTTGCCTTCTCCCGTGTTTAGTCATGGACAACTTTATGTTGCAATCTCAAGAGTTACTACAAAAAGTGGTCTTAAAATCTTAATACACGACAAAGAGAATGTTCCGTGCTCCACTACCACAAATGTTGTATACAAGGAG GTATACGATGCATGTTGTTGGCTGGTTGCAATCATACAAGAAGATAGCATCTGA